Proteins encoded together in one Carassius auratus strain Wakin chromosome 32, ASM336829v1, whole genome shotgun sequence window:
- the LOC113052199 gene encoding uncharacterized protein LOC113052199 isoform X1 gives MADHTSPEPESLSFTPMFRPQTEGQRSSHDLYQQGSMNGLGQFEVPCEATNGTGSSMNGIDQSANAAYWGNTSPVSSMGLNRNKTQAGVYETDWSSHCHQQEASESYEITGRQQQKLDSFSEAFCSRSTYRMLGGGEQSSFNNSTPPSHNLSFPLVLSPPPTPLPAPSFSPPKRPQHLLPGQILSQSQIQTQIDGSLQFFPSLPSPSTGRYNHPIWLQLQADDNNGLDLTQHLPQDSNSSMVYAEHGGPHLKQINSLQKDCSLQMSLNPSLVQHHLPQSCLQQELGHEPGTSEDHTTWPQFGQSSHSFGPSLHQSSLHVQGSGSGEGTRFSNGLNFGSGSSDKSLGSSSTKNVPSSVYTGVPFSSVIQMSKELMENWEETTPHYTPPPMLNPTRSGTGLFCNLLSSLAVENRALWTDERKDDDSQRFINIGPEFQAELPDLITGREPEVCPEEPVREEMLWKPWAELEENDTLLQHVENLLDLSASSVLPGGGANLELALHSLSHCQGNILAALEMLLFENSPPSENYHYSGMDMWTLSEQKLFHKAFTIYGKDFSFIHKMVRTKQVSQCIEFYYNSKRLSEKQNKQREREKESLEEERIAAIISQQVTPATKMMVNQASIDRLIPTPPLPTNFPCKQCGKMFYKIKSRNAHMKIHRQQQEDWRDKLQIHPNHHHNLNLTRALTHPNQQILTPSHHQNHILTQSLIQNLVQSQTQLAFLQSTKTQSTCPAGSTSCMAPTQNPQIVSKAPPLPLHTGHQQTWGSLHSVDTGGLFYNRGSMVNGLHLSIQDSVSKPWADTQ, from the exons atggctgacCATACATCTCCGGAGCCCGAGTCGCTCTCCTTCACTCCCATGTTTCGCCCTCAGACAGAAGGACAAAGGTCAAGCCACGACCTTTACCAACAAGGATCAATGAATGGCCTCGGCCAGTTTGAGGTCCCGTGTGAAGCCACGAATGGCACCGGGAGCTCTATGAATGGAATAGATCAATCAGCGAACGCTGCTTACTGGGGGAATACGTCCCCTGTGTCCTCTATGGGACTGAACAGGAACAAGACACAAGCTGGAGTTTATGAAACTGACTGGAGTTCTCACTGCCACCAACAAGAGGCATCAGAGAGCTATGAAATAACTGGGCGCCAGCAACAAAAACTGGATTCTTTCTCCGAGGCGTTTTGCAGTCGTAGCACCTACAGAATGCTGGGTGGAGGAGAGCAGAGCAGCTTCAACAACTCTACTCCTCCCTCACATAACCTCTCCTTCCCTCTGGTTCTTAGCCCACCGCCAACACCCCTGCCGGCTCCATCCTTTTCTCCTCCTAAACGACCTCAACACTTGTTGCCTGGCCAGATCTTGAGCCAATCGCAGATACAGACTCAGATCGATGGGTCGCTGCAGTTCTTTCCCTCTTTACCTTCGCCCTCCACCGGCAGATACAATCACCCCATTTGGCTCCAGCTGCAAGCTGACGATAACAACGGCCTGGACTTAACGCAGCACCTCCCACAAGATTCAAACTCCTCCATGGTTTATGCAGAGCATGGAGGGCCTCATCTGAAACAAATAAACTCCCTGCAGAAAG ACTGTTCACTGCAAATGTCCCTCAACCCTTCACTGGTTCAGCATCATCTTCCTCAGTCCTGCTTGCAGCAAGAGCTGGGTCACGAGCCCGGGACATCCGAAGATCACACGACATGGCCTCAG TTTGGGCAATCATCCCATTCATTTGGACCTTCTCTGCATCAGTCTAGTCTCCATGTGCAGGGGTCTGGGTCTGGAGAAGGAACAAGGTTCAGTAATGGACTGAACTTCGGTTCCGGGTCCTCGGACAAATCTCTGGGGTCCTCCAGCACAAAG AATGTTCCAAGTTCTGTATACACTGGAGTCCCTTTCAGCAGTGTGATCCAGATGAGTAAAGAGCTCATGGAGAACTGGGAAGAAACTACACCTCACTATACGCCACCTCCGATGCTGAACCCGACACGTAGTGGAACGGGGCTCTTCTGCAATCTATTGTCTTCCCTAGCTGTGGAAAACAGAGCTCTGTGGACAGACGAGAGGAAAGATGATGATTCACAAAG GTTCATAAATATAGGCCCAGAGTTCCAAGCTGAGCTGCCAGATTTGATAACAGGAAGAGAGCCTGAGGTGTGTCCAGAGGAACCAGTCAGGGAGGAGATGTTGTGGAAACCTTGGGCAGAGCTAGAGGAAAATGACACCCTTTTACAGCACG TGGAGAATCTTCTTGACCTGAGTGCCTCCAGTGTTCTACCAGGAGGTGGCGCCAATCTGGAGCTTGCTCTTCATAGCCTGTCTCATTGCCAGGGAAACATTTTA GCAGCACTGGAGATGCTGTTGTTTGAAAACTCCCCTCCATCAGAAAACTATCACTATTCTG GCATGGACATGTGGACTTTGAGTGAACAAAAGCTGTTCCATAAAGCATTTACAATTTATGGGAAAGACTTCTCCTTCATACACAAAATG GTGAGAACAAAGCAGGTGTCACAGTGTATTGAATTCTACTACAACTCCAAGAGGCTCTCAGAGAAACAAAACaagcagagggagagagaaaaggaaagtctggaggaagagagaatTGCAGCCATCATCAGTCAG CAGGTGACACCAGCCACAAAGATGATGGTTAACCAAGCCAGCATTGACAGATTGATTCCTACCCCACCACTTCCCACAAACTTTCCCTGCAAACAGTGCGGAAA GATGTTCTATAAAATCAAAAGTAGAAATGCTCACATGAAGATCCATCGGCAGCAGCAGGAGGACTGGAGGGATAAACTACAGATACACCCTAACCATCACCACAACCTTAACCTGACCAGAGCACTGACTCATCCAAACCAGCAGATCCTAACCCCGAGCCACCATCAGAATCACATCCTGACCCAAAGTCTGATTCAGAATCTGGTTCAGTCACAGACCCAGTTGGCTTTTCTTCAAAGCACAAAGACTCAGAGTACATGCCCGGCCGGCAGTACCAGTTGCATGGCTCCCACCCAGAATCCACAGATTGTGTCTAAAGCACCTCCGTTACCCCTCCACACTGGGCACCAGCAGACATGGGGCTCCCTTCACAGTGTAGACACAGGAGGACTGTTCTATAACAGAGGATCCATGGTAAACGGGCTCCATTTGAGCATACAGGACAGTGTCAGTAAACCATGGGCTGATACCCAATAA
- the LOC113052199 gene encoding uncharacterized protein LOC113052199 isoform X2, with amino-acid sequence MADHTSPEPESLSFTPMFRPQTEGQRSSHDLYQQGSMNGLGQFEVPCEATNGTGSSMNGIDQSANAAYWGNTSPVSSMGLNRNKTQAGVYETDWSSHCHQQEASESYEITGRQQQKLDSFSEAFCSRSTYRMLGGGEQSSFNNSTPPSHNLSFPLVLSPPPTPLPAPSFSPPKRPQHLLPGQILSQSQIQTQIDGSLQFFPSLPSPSTGRYNHPIWLQLQADDNNGLDLTQHLPQDSNSSMVYAEHGGPHLKQINSLQKDCSLQMSLNPSLVQHHLPQSCLQQELGHEPGTSEDHTTWPQFGQSSHSFGPSLHQSSLHVQGSGSGEGTRFSNGLNFGSGSSDKSLGSSSTKNVPSSVYTGVPFSSVIQMSKELMENWEETTPHYTPPPMLNPTRSGTGLFCNLLSSLAVENRALWTDERKDDDSQRFINIGPEFQAELPDLITGREPEVCPEEPVREEMLWKPWAELEENDTLLQHVENLLDLSASSVLPGGGANLELALHSLSHCQGNILAALEMLLFENSPPSENYHYSGMDMWTLSEQKLFHKAFTIYGKDFSFIHKMVRTKQVSQCIEFYYNSKRLSEKQNKQREREKESLEEERIAAIISQVTPATKMMVNQASIDRLIPTPPLPTNFPCKQCGKMFYKIKSRNAHMKIHRQQQEDWRDKLQIHPNHHHNLNLTRALTHPNQQILTPSHHQNHILTQSLIQNLVQSQTQLAFLQSTKTQSTCPAGSTSCMAPTQNPQIVSKAPPLPLHTGHQQTWGSLHSVDTGGLFYNRGSMVNGLHLSIQDSVSKPWADTQ; translated from the exons atggctgacCATACATCTCCGGAGCCCGAGTCGCTCTCCTTCACTCCCATGTTTCGCCCTCAGACAGAAGGACAAAGGTCAAGCCACGACCTTTACCAACAAGGATCAATGAATGGCCTCGGCCAGTTTGAGGTCCCGTGTGAAGCCACGAATGGCACCGGGAGCTCTATGAATGGAATAGATCAATCAGCGAACGCTGCTTACTGGGGGAATACGTCCCCTGTGTCCTCTATGGGACTGAACAGGAACAAGACACAAGCTGGAGTTTATGAAACTGACTGGAGTTCTCACTGCCACCAACAAGAGGCATCAGAGAGCTATGAAATAACTGGGCGCCAGCAACAAAAACTGGATTCTTTCTCCGAGGCGTTTTGCAGTCGTAGCACCTACAGAATGCTGGGTGGAGGAGAGCAGAGCAGCTTCAACAACTCTACTCCTCCCTCACATAACCTCTCCTTCCCTCTGGTTCTTAGCCCACCGCCAACACCCCTGCCGGCTCCATCCTTTTCTCCTCCTAAACGACCTCAACACTTGTTGCCTGGCCAGATCTTGAGCCAATCGCAGATACAGACTCAGATCGATGGGTCGCTGCAGTTCTTTCCCTCTTTACCTTCGCCCTCCACCGGCAGATACAATCACCCCATTTGGCTCCAGCTGCAAGCTGACGATAACAACGGCCTGGACTTAACGCAGCACCTCCCACAAGATTCAAACTCCTCCATGGTTTATGCAGAGCATGGAGGGCCTCATCTGAAACAAATAAACTCCCTGCAGAAAG ACTGTTCACTGCAAATGTCCCTCAACCCTTCACTGGTTCAGCATCATCTTCCTCAGTCCTGCTTGCAGCAAGAGCTGGGTCACGAGCCCGGGACATCCGAAGATCACACGACATGGCCTCAG TTTGGGCAATCATCCCATTCATTTGGACCTTCTCTGCATCAGTCTAGTCTCCATGTGCAGGGGTCTGGGTCTGGAGAAGGAACAAGGTTCAGTAATGGACTGAACTTCGGTTCCGGGTCCTCGGACAAATCTCTGGGGTCCTCCAGCACAAAG AATGTTCCAAGTTCTGTATACACTGGAGTCCCTTTCAGCAGTGTGATCCAGATGAGTAAAGAGCTCATGGAGAACTGGGAAGAAACTACACCTCACTATACGCCACCTCCGATGCTGAACCCGACACGTAGTGGAACGGGGCTCTTCTGCAATCTATTGTCTTCCCTAGCTGTGGAAAACAGAGCTCTGTGGACAGACGAGAGGAAAGATGATGATTCACAAAG GTTCATAAATATAGGCCCAGAGTTCCAAGCTGAGCTGCCAGATTTGATAACAGGAAGAGAGCCTGAGGTGTGTCCAGAGGAACCAGTCAGGGAGGAGATGTTGTGGAAACCTTGGGCAGAGCTAGAGGAAAATGACACCCTTTTACAGCACG TGGAGAATCTTCTTGACCTGAGTGCCTCCAGTGTTCTACCAGGAGGTGGCGCCAATCTGGAGCTTGCTCTTCATAGCCTGTCTCATTGCCAGGGAAACATTTTA GCAGCACTGGAGATGCTGTTGTTTGAAAACTCCCCTCCATCAGAAAACTATCACTATTCTG GCATGGACATGTGGACTTTGAGTGAACAAAAGCTGTTCCATAAAGCATTTACAATTTATGGGAAAGACTTCTCCTTCATACACAAAATG GTGAGAACAAAGCAGGTGTCACAGTGTATTGAATTCTACTACAACTCCAAGAGGCTCTCAGAGAAACAAAACaagcagagggagagagaaaaggaaagtctggaggaagagagaatTGCAGCCATCATCAGTCAG GTGACACCAGCCACAAAGATGATGGTTAACCAAGCCAGCATTGACAGATTGATTCCTACCCCACCACTTCCCACAAACTTTCCCTGCAAACAGTGCGGAAA GATGTTCTATAAAATCAAAAGTAGAAATGCTCACATGAAGATCCATCGGCAGCAGCAGGAGGACTGGAGGGATAAACTACAGATACACCCTAACCATCACCACAACCTTAACCTGACCAGAGCACTGACTCATCCAAACCAGCAGATCCTAACCCCGAGCCACCATCAGAATCACATCCTGACCCAAAGTCTGATTCAGAATCTGGTTCAGTCACAGACCCAGTTGGCTTTTCTTCAAAGCACAAAGACTCAGAGTACATGCCCGGCCGGCAGTACCAGTTGCATGGCTCCCACCCAGAATCCACAGATTGTGTCTAAAGCACCTCCGTTACCCCTCCACACTGGGCACCAGCAGACATGGGGCTCCCTTCACAGTGTAGACACAGGAGGACTGTTCTATAACAGAGGATCCATGGTAAACGGGCTCCATTTGAGCATACAGGACAGTGTCAGTAAACCATGGGCTGATACCCAATAA
- the LOC113052544 gene encoding uncharacterized protein LOC113052544, which yields MSSGGQEQRARLQHFLSELSILGSLQGFHYFQPWLRGREELLLTVVNDDLRCRSPGFAISAASTFTSSTCSSSYSLDSDYSSFPSAGEGPLPQHKQETSDTTQQQTPSSYRNVDSHLLPASPSEREIAVPEINCTLFLLAGYAKYGQPYAWIRSNHERLVNVGGTDTLVKDTPMKLKSITDWVSTSQGTHVWDIVSEMVGLCTMPPPDDPFSLDMSYLQTLSLPERFLVTGALLNFLEMIVVQGNREEMFYDLVVEELKPLRRLHFQSLSEVQRFQGSNRTQDSLPAK from the exons ATGAGTTCTGGT GGACAAGAACAAAGGGCAAGACTTCAGCACTTCCTGTCGGAGCTTTCAATACTGGGTTCTTTACAG GGCTTCCATTATTTCCAGCCCTGGCTAAGAGGCAGAGAGGAACTTCTGCTGACTGTGGTCAATGATGACTTG AGATGCCGTTCTCCTGGGTTTGCCATTTCTGCGGCCTCCACCTTTACCAGCTCAACTTGCAGTAGCAGTTACAGCCTGGACAGCGACTATAGCAGCTTCCCTTCAGCAGGAGAAGGGCCACTTCCACAACACAAACAAGAGACATCAGATACCACTCAGCAACAAACTCCCAGCAG TTATAGGAATGTTGATTCTCATCTTCTCCCAGCCTCACCCAGTGAGAGAGAGATCGCTGTTCCT gaAATTAACTGCACCCTGTTCCTGTTAGCCGGCTATGCCAAGTATGGGCAACCTTATGCCTGGATTCGATCCAATCACGAGCGCCTAGTAAACGTCGGAGGAACTGATACGCTAGTCAAAGATACACCAATGAAGCTGAAGTCCATCACAGACTGGGTTTCAACATCCCAAG GAACTCATGTTTGGGACATAGTGAGTGAGATGGTGGGACTGTGCACCATGCCGCCTCCCGACGACCCCTTCTCTTTGGACATGAGCTACCTCCAAACCCTGTCTCTCCCAGAGCGCTTCCTGGTCACTGGGGCCCTCCTGAATTTCCTGGAGATGATTGTGGTTCAGGGAAACCGAGAGGAAATGTTCTATGATCTGG TTGTGGAAGAGTTGAAGCCACTGAGAAGACTTCATTTCCAAAGCCTTTCTGAGGTCCAAAGATTTCAGGGTAGCAACAGGACTCAGGACTCATTACCCGCCAAATGA